The following coding sequences lie in one Melopsittacus undulatus isolate bMelUnd1 chromosome 9, bMelUnd1.mat.Z, whole genome shotgun sequence genomic window:
- the PPCDC gene encoding phosphopantothenoylcysteine decarboxylase isoform X3 gives MLVAPLDANTLAKLANGICDNLLTCVIRAWDLSKPLLFCPAMNTAMWEHPITAQHVEQLKGFGYTEIPCVVKKLVCGDEGRGAMAEVWTIVESVKRILEEQGLPAQS, from the exons ATGCTGGTGGCACCTCTGGATGCAAACACACTGGCAAAGCTTGCCAATGGCATCTGTGACAACCTGCTG ACCTGTGTGATCCGTGCCTGGGATCTCAGCAAACCTCTGCTCTTCTGCCCAGCAATGAACACAGCCATGTGGGAGCATCCCATCACAGCACAGCACGTGGAGCAGCTGAAAGGCTTTGGCTACACAGAGATCCCCTGCGTGGTGAAGAAACTAGTGTGTGGAGATGAAG GTCGCGGTGCCATGGCAGAGGTGTGGACCATTGTGGAGAGTGTGAAGAGGATCCTGGAAGAACAGGGCttgccagcacagagctga